TGATGGCAAATACGCGCCTGCAAAGCCGGGCCCGGGGTGCGGGACCGCTTTTGCTGCTGGATGAAGTGGTTGCCCATCTCGATGCCGAAAGGCGGGCCGACCTCTTTGACGAAATCGTGGCGCTTGGCGTTCAGGCCTGGATGACAGGTACGGACCGGGCGCTTTTTAATGGTCTGATCGGGCGTGCGCAGTTTTTCAGGGTCGAAGAGGCCCGCGTAAGCCCCGATGAGATCTGATCTGTGACTGCCGAGGTTGTGACGCTATGACCAACGAAACAGAAGCCCCGATTGCTGCCGGAGTAAACCCGGAGGAATACGGTGCCGAATCCATTAAGGTCCTGAGAGGCCTGGAAGCGGTGCGCAAGCGGCCGGGGATGTATATCGGTGATACCGATGACGGAACCGGTCTGCATCACATGATCTATGAGGTGGTCGATAACGCCATCGACGAAGCGCTGGCCGGTCATTGTGACACGGTGCTGGTGCAGCTTAATGGTGATGGTTCGGCAACGATCCGCGACAATGGCCGTGGCATTCCGACCGATATCCACAAGGAAGAAGGCGTTTCCGCCGCCGAGGTCATCATGACCCAGCTTCATGCTGGCGGCAAATTCGACCAGAATTCCTATAAGGTTTCCGGTGGTCTGCACGGCGTGGGCATTTCGGTGGTGAACGCCCTGTCAACCTTGCTGAAATTGCGCATCTGGCGCAACGGCAAGGAACATTACATGGAATTTTCCGGTGGCGATGCTGTCAAACCGCTTGAAGTTATTGGCGATGCCCCGATTACCGAAAGTGGCAAGCCTCTGACCGGTACGGAAGTGACCTTCTATCCCGATGGCGAGATTTTCACCAAAACCGAATTCAGCCTGTCAACACTCGAACATCGTTTGCGCGAACTGGCATTTTTGAATTCCGGCGTAATCCTGACCCTGCGTGATGAGCGCAGCAGTGACCCGGTGGATACCAAACTGCATTATGAAGGCGGTATCCGCGCGTTTGTCGAATACCTGGACCGTTCCAAAACCCGCCAGATCGAAGAGCCGATCACTATTGAAGGCGAAAAAGACGGCATCACCGTTGAAGTCGCCCTGCAATGGAATGACAGCTACCACGAAACCACGCTGTGCTTTACCAACAACATTCCTCAGCGTGATGGCGGGACTCACATGGCCGGTTTCCGTGCCGCGCTGACCCGTCAGATTAACAATTACGCCCAGGAAAGCGGTATCGCCAAAAAGGAAAAGGTTGCCCTTTCCGGCGATGATGCGCGTGAAGGCCTGACCTGCGTTATTTCTGTTAAGGTGCCTGATCCCAAATTCTCGTCCCAGACCAAGGACAAGCTGGTATCGTCGGAAGTGCGCCCGGTTGTGGAAAATGTCGTTAATGACAAGCTTTCACAATGGCTGGAAGAACATCCGCAGGATGCCCGCAAGATTGTCAGCAAGGTTGTCGAAGCGGCAACCGCCCGCGAAGCGGCCCGTAAGGCCCGCGAACTGACCCGCCGTAAAGGTGCGCTCGATATTTCGTCCCTTCCTGGTAAACTTGCCGACTGCCAGGAACGCGATGCGTCCAAAGCCGAACTGTTCATCGTGGAAGGTGACTCCGCAGGTGGGTCGGCAAAGCAGGGCCGAGAACGCGGTTTCCAGGCAATTTTGCCGCTGCGTGGTAAGATCCTGAACGTCGAACGTGCCCGTTTTGATAAAATGCTTTCCAGCCAGGAAATCGGCACGCTGATTACCGCCCTGGGTACGGGCATTGGCCGTGATGATTTTAATATCGATAAAATCCGTTATCACAAAATCATCATCATGACGGACGCCGACGTCGACGGTGCGCATATTCGTACGCTGCTGTTGACCTTCTTCTACCGTCAGATGCCCGAGCTGATCGAACGTGGCTATCTTTACATTGCCCAGCCGCCGCTTTATCGCGCGAAACGTGGTAATTCTGTCCAGTATCTCAAGGGTGACCGCGAGATGGAACAGTATCTGACCGCACAGGGCACCGAAGATGCCGTGCTGACCCTTGCCAATGGCACGCAATATGCGGGTGCGGACCTTATTCGTATTGTCGAAATGGCGCGCAAGGCGAAATCACTGCTTGAACCGCTGTCGCTTAAGCTGCCGATTTCGGTTCTGGAACAGGCCGTGCTGGCTGGTGCCTTGAACCCGGCACTGCTTGATGACAATCAGAAGCGCCTTGAAGCCGCCCAGACCCTGGCGACCCACCTTGATACCCTTGCCGAAGATTTTGATCGTGGCTGGCAGGGCGAGGCACCGCTGGACCAGTTGATGGTCTGGCGTATGCTGCGCGGTGTTGAAGAACGTTACGTGATTGATGCCCATATCCTGCGCTCGGCCGAAAGCCGTGCTTTGGCCGGCCTGATTGGCGATCTGCGCGAAATTTTCGAGGAAGGGTCGGAATTTGGCGCCAAGGACAAGGTCTGGAAAATCCATGGCCCGGTCGATCTGGTCAATGCGGTGATGGAATATGGCCGTCGTGGCATTGCCGTTCAGCGTTATAAAGGTCTGGGTGAAATGAACCCCGATCAGCTTTGGGAAACCACGCTGGACCCGAATGTCCGTTCGCTTCTGCAGGTGAAAGTCGAACATGCCGACGAGGCCGAAGAGGTCTTTTCGACGCTGATGGGCGACATTGTCGAACCCCGTCGCGACTTCATCCAGACCAACGCCCTTAAGGTTGCCAATCTCGACGTTTGATCGGGAATTTACGACCAGAAAACAAAACCCGGGATCATTGCTGGTCCCGGGTTTTTTGTTGGCGTTATTTGGCGCTGGCGCGAATCTCGCTTAGGGAATTACGCGGTGTCAGGTCTTCGGGATCGGTAATAATTTCAATGATGCCCGATTTACCCGATGCCCTGATGGTTTCAAAGGCATCGGCGAACTGGCCGGTTTCCTCGACCCCGGCGACTTCCAGGCCATAGGCCTTTGCCAGTGCGACAAAATCGGGGTTGGCAATGTCGGTGCCGCTGACGCGATAGGGATAATTCTTTTCCTGATGCATACGGATGGTTCCGTAAATGCCGTTATTACACAGCATCACAATCACCCGCGCACCAAACTGCTGGGCTGTTGCCAGTTCCTGCAATGTCATTTGAAAACAGCCATCACCGGCAAAACAGATGCTTAGCCGGTCCGGGTGGCGCAGGCTGGCGGCGATGGCAGCAGGCAGGCCATATCCCATGGTGCCCGATGTTGGTGCGACCTGGGTTCGGAATTTACGGTGTTTGTAAAACCGGTGCACCCAAACGGTGTAGTTGCCCGCGCCATTGGTCAGAATCGCATCATCGGGCAGGGTATTGTTTAGATGATCCATGATCAGGGCCAGGTTGACCGGGCCATGCGATGCCGGATTTGGCGTTGACCATTTCAGGTAATCTTCGCGCGCCGATGCTGTCCAGGGTGCCCATTTTACGCCATCGGTTGGTGCAACCAAGCCGGCCATTGCCGCCAGCATGTTTTTCATGCCCGAACAAATACCCAGTTCCGGGGCATAAACCCGGCCGATTTCTTCGGGGTCGGGGTGAATGTGGATCAGTTTTTGGGCGCTGACGGGTACTTCAAGCAGGGTATAGCCCGATGTCGTGCAATCCCCCATGCGCGCACCAAGCACCAGGATCACGTCGGCCTGGCGAATACGTTTGGCAAGGTCCGGGTTAATGCCAAGTCCTGCATCGCCAATATAATTGGCATGTAAGGCCGAAAGGCGGTCCTGGCTGCGGAAGCTACAGGCGACGGGCAGGTTCCATTCGCTGCTGAATTTGGCAAGGTCGGCGCAGGCGGCTTCGTCCCATGTTTCACCACCGGCAATGATCAGGGGTGTATTGGCCTTGGCAAGAAGGGTGGCTAGTTTGTCAAGTTCCGCCGGGGCCGGGGCGGCCTGCACGGCAGTTGTGCAGGCAGGAAGTTTGGCATCGTCAATAACATCGCGCAGCATGTCTTCGGGCAGGCCCAGAACAACCGGGCCGGGGCGGCCCGATGTCGCAACCTGAAAGGCGCGGGTTAGCAGCTCCGGGATGCGCGCGGCATCATTGATGACGGCGGTCCATTTGGTTTGGGTGCCGAAAATTGCTTTAAGGTCAAATTCCTGAAAAGCCTCGCGTTCGGTATCGTCGCGGCCGATCAGCCCCACCAGCATGATCAGCGGTGTTGAATCCTGATAGGCGACATGAATGCCAGCATAGGCATTTGAGGCACCGGGACCACGGGTTACCAGTACAATGCCGGGGCGCCCGGTCAATTTGCCATCGGCATCCGCCATGAAGGCCGCCGAACCTTCGTGCTTGGCGGTGATAAATTCGATTTCGGGTCTATCGACGATGGCATCCAGAACAGCGAGAAAACTTTCGCCTGGTACGCCGAAAATTCGGTCTGCGCCCTGTTGAATCAAGACGTCAGTTATCAGTTGACCTCCCGTGCGTTGCATCGGTGCCTCCTCCGGATTTTGTCATTTTTGCGTGATGGGTGCGGGTCTACCGCACGGCTTTACGTGTCGGCCAGATCGGCACGGTCCGCCAATCGTTGTGCCGCATAGGTGTAATGGTGGCGAACTGCCTGTGATGCCGCGTCTTCGTTCTGATCGCGAATCGCCTCAAGAACGGCTTTGTGTTCGGTCAGAACATCTGCATTCCATTCGGTAACGCGGGCGTTTTTGATCGCGACCGATCGCAATTCCATATCAATCCGGGCATCAAGCATTGAAAGGAATTCAAGAATATACTGGTTGCCCGATGCTTCTGCGATCCGGCGATAAAATGTGCGTTCCGCCAGCACATGCTTTTCCGCGCTGTCATCGCCCAGGCGAAGGGAGCTTTCCATATCGCGGTATGCCTGCTCCATGAAATCGATATCTTCCTGGCTGCGGGCACGTGCGGCAAGGCTTGCGGCCTCGGACGTGATGCCGGTGCGCAATTGCAGAATTTCCAGCAGTTTTTGGCGTTTTTCAAAGCAGGCGGGGCTGATGCGAAAGGCGCTTCTGGCACTTGGTTCCGCGACAAAGGCGCCAACACCCTGGCGGGAATCGACCAGGCCATCGTGTTTCAGGCGCGAAACGGCTTCGCGGATGACGGTTCTGGCAACGCCGAAGCTTTCGGCCAGGTTTTGTTCGGTTGGAAGCTGTTCACCGGCAGCCAGATCACCCTCGAGGATCATGCGCGAGAGTTTCTGCGAAATATCGTCTGTCAGGCTGGGCCGCCTGTTTAGTCGAGTGAAAGAATCCACGAGCCAAATGCCTTTTTGCCAATAACCGCCCAACACACCGGTTGGACCTTACCTTTCCGGTTTATGTAAGCCGGGGCCATCTTTTGTCAACAGAAAAACAGGTTGTCAGACAACAAGGGGACATGTTATGTGGACAAATTATGAAATCACACCACGCCAAAAACCAATAATGGCGGGGACATAAACAGAGGAGGACAACGTGGCGTTTGAAAAAACCGTGGGTTTTGTCGGTTTGGGGGGAATGGGCAGTGGCCTGGTCAAGAACATGCTGCTTAAGGGCGTTAGTGTTCAGGTCCTGGATCTTGACGCCGAAAAAGTAAAGCTGGCCGAAAGCCGGGGTGCCAAAGTGGCCGCGTCGGTTTCGGACATGGCAAAAAGCTGCGATGTGCTGGCATTTTGCATTGGCCGCGCTGAAGATGTTCAAAAGCTGACGATTGATGCCGAAAGTGGCTGCCTTGCCAATATGCGCCCGGGTCAGGTCATTCTGGATCACACTACCACCAGCCCCGACCATGTTGATTTGATGAGTGCGGCCTGCGCAAAGGCGGGTATTCGTTATTGCGAAGCCCCGATGACCCGCACACCGATGCATGCCGATCAGGGATGCGTGAATGTGTTGTATGGTGGGGATTCGGACCTGCTTGAAGACCTGCGCCCGCTATTTGATACCTATGCCGAAAACATTTTTCATGTCGGCCCCAGCGGCCATGCCATCCGCCTGAAGCTGATCCATAACTTCATTGCTTTTGCCAATGTCGCCTCGTTCTGCGAGGGCTTTGCCCTGGCGGCGAAGGAAGGCCTGGATATGACCAAGGTCATCGACATCATTTCGGCCGCCGGTGGCAAAAGCGGCATGATGGACCTTTATGGCCGTAAAACCCTTGAACGCGACTTTACCCCGCATATGGCCCTGGAATGGGCCGAAAAGGACGTTGGCTATTATGTGCGCTGGCTGGAAAAGGCCGGTTTGCCAGGCTTTCTGGCCGGGTCGGTTCACCAGACATATGCGCTGGCATCAATCATGGGACATGGCAGCGAAGGCTGTACGGCCGTGATCAAGGCTTATGAAAAGCTTTCGGGCGTCGAAGCCGCATTTCCCAAAAATTCCTGAAGCAGTTGCTGTTTCTTTGGGCCGCATTTTTGCGGCCCCAAAAACACAAAGCGCGCAAAGCGCATTCACATTCCAATGGAGGAAACATCTTGAAAAATCAAAAACTGGGCAAGGCCGTATTGTCGGTCCTTGCAACCGTTCTGTCTGTCACAACGTTACATAGCGTACAGGCAGCAACCGAATTGCGTTTGGCGCATTTTGCCGCAGAAGACCACCCGGCGCAGATTGCGGCACTACAGTTCAAAAAGAATGTTGAAGCCCGCACAAACGGTGAAGTTGTTGTTGAACTTTATCCCGCAAACGAACTGGGAAGCCCGCCCGAACAGCTTGAACAGACCGTTCTTGGCGTGGTTGACATGAACCTGCCGACCCAGGGCGCGCTTGATAAATATGTCAAAGCCTTCGCCACCGTGATGACCCCGTTTGCGTTCAAATCCTATGACGAAGCCCATCAGGTTCTTGATGGTCCGTTCATGGATTGGGTCGCCCCCCAACTTGAAGAAAAAGGGCTGGTGATGCTGTCAAACTGGGAATATGGCTTCCGTAACGTGACCAATTCGGTCCGTCCGATCAATTCACCGGAAGACATGGCCGGTCTGAAGCTGCGCACCCCGCCAGAAGTCCAGATCGTTGCTTCCCTTGAGGCACTTGGCGCGCAAACCACACAGATCGCCTTTCCCGAACTGCCCGGCGCACTGACGGCCGGTGTTGTTGATGGTCAGGAAAACCCGATCAGCGTGATTTACCACAACAAACTTTATGAATTGCAGCACAACCTCGCGCTGACGCATCACGTTTACAATTCGATGGTGCATGTCATCAACAAGGACAAATGGGATTCGCTAAGTGCGGATGAACAGAAAATTGTCCGCGAGGAAAGTGTCTCTGCGGGCAACCTGATGCGCAAGCTGGTGCAGGACGAAGAAGCATCTGACCTGGCCAAGATCAAGGCGGCGGGTGTTGAAGTAACCGAACCGGACCTTGCGCAATTCAAGGCCAAGATGGGCCCGGCATATGAGCGGGTGAAAGCCTATGCCGGCGAAGAAAACATGAAAACCTTCATGAGCTTTCTCGGGAAGTAATCATCGGCCCGGCCTGTTGGGGTCGGGCCGACACCTTGGCGAAGAGGTTGGATATGCCTCTTCGCATTTCCGCTCCCATCTTTTCTGAAAGTCCGAGACCATGCTCTCCCTGTTTGTGCTTCTCGCACTTGTTGGATTGATCGTTTTTGGCGTTCCCATTGCTGTTGCGCTCGCGGTTACGGCAGTTGGCACCTATCTGGCGCTTGGCGAAACATCAATTCTGACCATGTTGCCGCAGCGCATGTATTCGGCCACGACATCCTTTACGCTGCTGGCCATTCCGTTTTTTATTCTGGCCGGAAACCTGATGAATACCGGTGGTGTGACCGAACGTATTTTCCGGTTCGCTGCCGCCCTTGTCGGGCATATTCGTGGGGGGTTGGGCCAGGTTAACGTATTTGCCAGCCTGATTTTTTCGGGAATGTCGGGTGCGGCTGTTGCCGATGCGGCCGGCCTTGGCCAGGTCGAATTCAAATCCATGCGCGATCGTGGCTATGACGAACGCTTTTCCGCGGCCATTACGGCGGCATCCTCGACCATTGGTCCGGTTTTTCCGCCCAGTATTCCCTTTGTGATTTTCGCCAGTTTGACGGGCACATCGGTTGTGCGGCTGTTTCTGGCTGGTGTTGTGCCCGGTGTCCTGATGGCGATTGCCCTGATGGTGGCGGTTTATGTGGTGGCATTAATTCGCAAATTCCCGCGTGAAATGCGCGCCAGCTACCGCGAAATCTGGCAATCCTTCAAGGGCGCGTTTCTACCACTTGGCACGCCCTTCATTATCATTGCCGGTATTTTAAGTGGCCTTTTCACCCCGACCGAAGCCGGTGTAACCGCCAGTTTTTATGCGGCCTTTCTGGGGCTGTTTGTTTATCGCGAAATTACTGTGCAGGATTTGCCCCGTATTTTGTGGGATACGCTGCTTCATACCGTGCGCGTGCTGTTTGTCATTGCTGCTGCCGGGTTTTTTGGCTGGCTTCTGATCCATCAGCGTGTGCCCAATACCGTGATCAATCTGCTGCTGTCGCTATCAGACAGCCCGGCGGTGATCATGTCGATTATCGTGCTGGTTTTGCTGGTGCTGGGCATGTTCCTTGAAGGTATTGCCGTTCTGGTCATTACCGTTCCGATCTTTATGCCGATCATGCAGACCTTGGGTGTCGACCCCATCCAGTTTGGCGTGATCATGATCATGTGTTCGATGGTCGGGCTGCTGACCCCGCCGGTCGGGATGGTGCTGTTTGCTGTTTCAAGCGTTACCAATGTGGCGATTGCCCCGCTTGTCAAAGAACTTTGGCCCTATCTGATCGGGATCATGGTTGTGCTGTTGCTGGTTGTTTGTGTGCCCGCAGTATCAACCTGGTTGCCCTCCCTGGTGATGGGGGGCGGGCAATGATGCAAACCCTTCATTCAATTGACCGTATTGTTGGCTTTATCCTGCGTACCGTTGCCATTACCTGCCTTGTGATCCTGATGTTCATTCTGGGCGGTAACGTTATTGCCCGGTTTACCAACTGGTTCTCGCTGGGGTGGTATGACGAGATCATCCAGCTCAGCTTTGCCTGGATGGTGTTTTTTGGGGCAGCCGAATTGTGGCGGGAAAACCAGCATTTCCGCATCGACTGGCTGTTCTACACATTGCCGCGCGCCAAGCGGCGTGTTCACACCTTTATCGTCGCCCTCTTCAACATCCTGTTTCTGTCCTTCCTGATGTATGAGGGGACATATCTTGCGCAGAAAAGCTCGGCATTGACGCCGATTCTGGGGCTGCCTGTCGCCCTGCTTTACAGCTGCGTTCCAATCAGTGCCGCGATCATGCTGGTCTATGCCATTGCCGATCTGTTCCGGCATTCGCCTCGCCATGCCGACGAGGTTCACGTCATCGACGATCTTTGATCTTTCAAACCAAAGGGATTTTCACAATGATTTACGATCATCGCACCTATACGTGCCGTCCGGGCACCATCGCCAAGCACCTGAAACTGTATGAAGACAGCGGCTGGCAGATTCAGAAAAAACATCTGGGTGATCCGGCTGTTTATGCTGCCACCGAAACCGGCGATGTGAATTCATATATTCATATCTGGGTTTACGAAAGTGCGGCTGACCGCGCCGCAAAACGCGCCAACCTCAAGGCCGATCCCGAATGGCAGGAATATCTGAAAAAATCGGCAGATGCGGGTTATCTGATCAGCCAGGTCAATAAAATCCTGACACCGACTGGCTTCTTCCAGAAGCTTTAAGCGATTACCGCGATCAAGGTTCCCGGCATGTTCAAAGCCGGTATTACCGCAAAAACAAAACATAACGGCACCCCGACTGGTTTGGGGTGCCGTTATGCTGTTTGGGGGATGTTGTGATCAATGGCTGGTCAGCCGGTCATTCATACCGGCAGGGGGTTATCGGCAAGGGACGCGTTAAAACCATCAATCAGGGCATGTTCATTCGCGCCGGGATTTTCGCGAAATGGCTTTGCCCCTTCGACAACGATTTCAGGTGCGTCACCAGCCAGGCCCTGCATGGTTTCGGTGATGAAGGCATCAAGCGGCATGGCGCGGGGATCGTCGCTTTTTTTGATCAGATCGGTATTGACCCAGGGCGGGGCAATTTCATGCACGGTGACCGAACTTCCCTGTAACAGGAAACGCTGCGACAGCGTATAGGAATGCAGGGCAGCCTTCGATGCCGAATAAACTGCCGTAATGGCCAGCGGTACATAGGCCAGAACGGATGTATTATTGATGATGGTGGCACGCGGCTGCTGTTTTAAATGGTTGATCAGCGCCGATGTCATGCGGATCGGCCCTAACAGGTTGGTGACCAGGATCTGCTGGCTGACTGCGTCATCGACCACGCCTGCGGCATCGTCAAAGGGCATGATGCCGGCATTATTGATCAAAACATTAAGTTTCGGGAAATCGGCAATCAGTTGAGTCGCTGCATTTTCAATGCTTTGCGGGTCGGTAATGTCCAGTTCAATGCTGGCCATACCGGGATTGGCGGCTGTGACTTCGTCTAACAGGGCCTTGCGGCGCCCGGCAATAATCACCTGGTTGCCCAGTTTGTGAAAGGCTTCGGCAAGGCCGCGACCAATGCCCGAAGTCCCCCCGGTGATAAAGATGGTGTTATCTGTCATCTGCATGGAAATGTTCCTTAATGGTGCCAGCCGGTTTTTGGCCGGCAGCAGGGATGTGATGTATCCGGATTGTGATAAAGGGGGTGTTGTGCCCGCGATCAGTTGGCGGGCAGATAGCGCGCGCCGGGGGTTGAATGGGCAAATTGCTGCGATAATGCGCGCCGTGATGCCTCGTAACTGTTCCAGGCGTCACCATCATGCAGCGGCGGAATGGTGACTGTTTCACCCAGGTCAAAACCGGCAAGGGCGGCATCAACCATGATGTCGGAATGCATCACCATGCTTTCGGGCAGGTTGGAATGGTGCATGCCGGAAATTTCCCAGAATTCGGTGGCGGTGGCACCGGGTAACACGGCCTGAACCCGCAAACCTTTGTTGGCCAGTTCATGATGCAGGGATTGGGTCAATGCCAGGACATAAGCTTTGCTGGCGCCGTAAACGCCGTTCAAAATTTCCGGCCCGATGGCAACGATCGAGGCGATATTGATGATATTGCC
The window above is part of the Thalassospira marina genome. Proteins encoded here:
- a CDS encoding NAD(P)-dependent oxidoreductase codes for the protein MAFEKTVGFVGLGGMGSGLVKNMLLKGVSVQVLDLDAEKVKLAESRGAKVAASVSDMAKSCDVLAFCIGRAEDVQKLTIDAESGCLANMRPGQVILDHTTTSPDHVDLMSAACAKAGIRYCEAPMTRTPMHADQGCVNVLYGGDSDLLEDLRPLFDTYAENIFHVGPSGHAIRLKLIHNFIAFANVASFCEGFALAAKEGLDMTKVIDIISAAGGKSGMMDLYGRKTLERDFTPHMALEWAEKDVGYYVRWLEKAGLPGFLAGSVHQTYALASIMGHGSEGCTAVIKAYEKLSGVEAAFPKNS
- a CDS encoding TRAP transporter small permease; this translates as MMQTLHSIDRIVGFILRTVAITCLVILMFILGGNVIARFTNWFSLGWYDEIIQLSFAWMVFFGAAELWRENQHFRIDWLFYTLPRAKRRVHTFIVALFNILFLSFLMYEGTYLAQKSSALTPILGLPVALLYSCVPISAAIMLVYAIADLFRHSPRHADEVHVIDDL
- a CDS encoding NIPSNAP family protein; the encoded protein is MIYDHRTYTCRPGTIAKHLKLYEDSGWQIQKKHLGDPAVYAATETGDVNSYIHIWVYESAADRAAKRANLKADPEWQEYLKKSADAGYLISQVNKILTPTGFFQKL
- a CDS encoding TRAP transporter substrate-binding protein, which codes for MKNQKLGKAVLSVLATVLSVTTLHSVQAATELRLAHFAAEDHPAQIAALQFKKNVEARTNGEVVVELYPANELGSPPEQLEQTVLGVVDMNLPTQGALDKYVKAFATVMTPFAFKSYDEAHQVLDGPFMDWVAPQLEEKGLVMLSNWEYGFRNVTNSVRPINSPEDMAGLKLRTPPEVQIVASLEALGAQTTQIAFPELPGALTAGVVDGQENPISVIYHNKLYELQHNLALTHHVYNSMVHVINKDKWDSLSADEQKIVREESVSAGNLMRKLVQDEEASDLAKIKAAGVEVTEPDLAQFKAKMGPAYERVKAYAGEENMKTFMSFLGK
- a CDS encoding thiamine pyrophosphate-binding protein, translated to MQRTGGQLITDVLIQQGADRIFGVPGESFLAVLDAIVDRPEIEFITAKHEGSAAFMADADGKLTGRPGIVLVTRGPGASNAYAGIHVAYQDSTPLIMLVGLIGRDDTEREAFQEFDLKAIFGTQTKWTAVINDAARIPELLTRAFQVATSGRPGPVVLGLPEDMLRDVIDDAKLPACTTAVQAAPAPAELDKLATLLAKANTPLIIAGGETWDEAACADLAKFSSEWNLPVACSFRSQDRLSALHANYIGDAGLGINPDLAKRIRQADVILVLGARMGDCTTSGYTLLEVPVSAQKLIHIHPDPEEIGRVYAPELGICSGMKNMLAAMAGLVAPTDGVKWAPWTASAREDYLKWSTPNPASHGPVNLALIMDHLNNTLPDDAILTNGAGNYTVWVHRFYKHRKFRTQVAPTSGTMGYGLPAAIAASLRHPDRLSICFAGDGCFQMTLQELATAQQFGARVIVMLCNNGIYGTIRMHQEKNYPYRVSGTDIANPDFVALAKAYGLEVAGVEETGQFADAFETIRASGKSGIIEIITDPEDLTPRNSLSEIRASAK
- the gyrB gene encoding DNA topoisomerase (ATP-hydrolyzing) subunit B, which produces MTNETEAPIAAGVNPEEYGAESIKVLRGLEAVRKRPGMYIGDTDDGTGLHHMIYEVVDNAIDEALAGHCDTVLVQLNGDGSATIRDNGRGIPTDIHKEEGVSAAEVIMTQLHAGGKFDQNSYKVSGGLHGVGISVVNALSTLLKLRIWRNGKEHYMEFSGGDAVKPLEVIGDAPITESGKPLTGTEVTFYPDGEIFTKTEFSLSTLEHRLRELAFLNSGVILTLRDERSSDPVDTKLHYEGGIRAFVEYLDRSKTRQIEEPITIEGEKDGITVEVALQWNDSYHETTLCFTNNIPQRDGGTHMAGFRAALTRQINNYAQESGIAKKEKVALSGDDAREGLTCVISVKVPDPKFSSQTKDKLVSSEVRPVVENVVNDKLSQWLEEHPQDARKIVSKVVEAATAREAARKARELTRRKGALDISSLPGKLADCQERDASKAELFIVEGDSAGGSAKQGRERGFQAILPLRGKILNVERARFDKMLSSQEIGTLITALGTGIGRDDFNIDKIRYHKIIIMTDADVDGAHIRTLLLTFFYRQMPELIERGYLYIAQPPLYRAKRGNSVQYLKGDREMEQYLTAQGTEDAVLTLANGTQYAGADLIRIVEMARKAKSLLEPLSLKLPISVLEQAVLAGALNPALLDDNQKRLEAAQTLATHLDTLAEDFDRGWQGEAPLDQLMVWRMLRGVEERYVIDAHILRSAESRALAGLIGDLREIFEEGSEFGAKDKVWKIHGPVDLVNAVMEYGRRGIAVQRYKGLGEMNPDQLWETTLDPNVRSLLQVKVEHADEAEEVFSTLMGDIVEPRRDFIQTNALKVANLDV
- a CDS encoding TRAP transporter large permease produces the protein MLSLFVLLALVGLIVFGVPIAVALAVTAVGTYLALGETSILTMLPQRMYSATTSFTLLAIPFFILAGNLMNTGGVTERIFRFAAALVGHIRGGLGQVNVFASLIFSGMSGAAVADAAGLGQVEFKSMRDRGYDERFSAAITAASSTIGPVFPPSIPFVIFASLTGTSVVRLFLAGVVPGVLMAIALMVAVYVVALIRKFPREMRASYREIWQSFKGAFLPLGTPFIIIAGILSGLFTPTEAGVTASFYAAFLGLFVYREITVQDLPRILWDTLLHTVRVLFVIAAAGFFGWLLIHQRVPNTVINLLLSLSDSPAVIMSIIVLVLLVLGMFLEGIAVLVITVPIFMPIMQTLGVDPIQFGVIMIMCSMVGLLTPPVGMVLFAVSSVTNVAIAPLVKELWPYLIGIMVVLLLVVCVPAVSTWLPSLVMGGGQ
- a CDS encoding FadR/GntR family transcriptional regulator gives rise to the protein MDSFTRLNRRPSLTDDISQKLSRMILEGDLAAGEQLPTEQNLAESFGVARTVIREAVSRLKHDGLVDSRQGVGAFVAEPSARSAFRISPACFEKRQKLLEILQLRTGITSEAASLAARARSQEDIDFMEQAYRDMESSLRLGDDSAEKHVLAERTFYRRIAEASGNQYILEFLSMLDARIDMELRSVAIKNARVTEWNADVLTEHKAVLEAIRDQNEDAASQAVRHHYTYAAQRLADRADLADT
- a CDS encoding SDR family oxidoreductase; its protein translation is MQMTDNTIFITGGTSGIGRGLAEAFHKLGNQVIIAGRRKALLDEVTAANPGMASIELDITDPQSIENAATQLIADFPKLNVLINNAGIMPFDDAAGVVDDAVSQQILVTNLLGPIRMTSALINHLKQQPRATIINNTSVLAYVPLAITAVYSASKAALHSYTLSQRFLLQGSSVTVHEIAPPWVNTDLIKKSDDPRAMPLDAFITETMQGLAGDAPEIVVEGAKPFRENPGANEHALIDGFNASLADNPLPV